In Pelosinus sp. UFO1, one genomic interval encodes:
- the rsmD gene encoding 16S rRNA (guanine(966)-N(2))-methyltransferase RsmD — MRIITGSAKGTQLKAPRGLATRPTADRVKESVFNILGDIVIDAHVLDIFAGTGNLGLEALSRGATTAVFIDNSTESIDIIKANAERTKLNAHTEIYKNDVIRALDKFVQNCRSFDLIFCDPPYNQGLVQIVLDRIENHSLLKPKGILVIEHSKHETITDDWNNLQLRRVERYGETLVSFLLYNTN; from the coding sequence ATGAGAATAATTACAGGAAGTGCCAAAGGTACACAATTAAAAGCACCACGCGGCCTAGCAACGAGACCAACTGCCGATAGAGTTAAAGAATCAGTTTTTAATATTCTAGGCGATATTGTTATTGATGCTCATGTCTTAGATATTTTTGCTGGAACTGGGAATCTAGGATTAGAAGCATTAAGTCGCGGAGCAACTACAGCAGTATTTATTGACAACAGCACGGAAAGTATAGATATCATCAAAGCGAATGCGGAGCGTACGAAACTAAATGCCCATACTGAGATCTACAAAAATGATGTAATAAGAGCTTTAGATAAATTTGTACAAAATTGCCGTTCTTTTGATTTAATATTTTGTGACCCACCATATAATCAAGGACTGGTTCAAATTGTATTAGACAGGATTGAAAATCATTCCCTGCTAAAGCCGAAAGGTATTCTCGTGATAGAACATTCTAAACATGAAACAATAACAGATGATTGGAATAACTTACAACTTAGGCGTGTTGAACGATATGGGGAAACATTGGTTAGCTTTTTACTATATAATACCAATTAG
- the coaD gene encoding pantetheine-phosphate adenylyltransferase, translated as MRIAICPGSFDPVTNGHIDIFERASKLFDVLIVAVFHNPNKQPLFDMAERVELLTLTTKHIPNIRIDSFSGLLNEYAHQQSSNIIVRGLRALSDFEYEFQRALLIKKIDPTLETVFIMTSSEYSFISSSGIKELANFGGSIAGLVPEGVEHRISKRIKKK; from the coding sequence GTGCGAATAGCAATTTGTCCCGGAAGTTTTGATCCAGTTACAAATGGTCACATTGATATTTTCGAACGAGCCAGCAAACTATTTGACGTATTAATTGTTGCAGTATTTCATAATCCGAATAAGCAACCCCTTTTTGATATGGCTGAAAGGGTGGAACTATTAACATTAACGACTAAACACATTCCAAATATACGTATTGACTCCTTTTCTGGCTTGCTTAATGAATATGCCCATCAGCAAAGTTCCAATATAATTGTTAGGGGTTTACGTGCACTAAGTGACTTTGAATATGAGTTTCAGCGTGCGTTATTAATAAAAAAAATTGACCCTACGCTAGAAACAGTCTTTATTATGACTAGTAGTGAGTATTCCTTTATAAGTTCAAGTGGAATAAAAGAATTAGCTAATTTTGGTGGAAGTATCGCAGGATTGGTGCCTGAAGGCGTAGAACATAGAATTAGTAAGCGCATAAAGAAAAAATAA
- the ylbJ gene encoding sporulation integral membrane protein YlbJ has protein sequence MRIFGRGKRYHSRLLAYFMAFSAVFITISMVNYPKDAFDSAIMGLNLWWNVVFPSLLPFFILSEILMGLGVVHFIGVLLEPLMRPIFNVPGIGAFALSMGLASGYPMDAVITCKFRKNKLCTGVEAERLLSFTNTADPLFMFGAVAVGMFGMPELGVIIALAHYLSSFLVGIIFRFHGRGRDNYKNETQVATGNIILRAFRALYAAKQEDKRSIAELLGDSVKNSMNTILLIGGFIILFSVFLQILSAIGVTALLSNAFAVLLGIIGFTTNLAPALVSGLFEIDLGTLAASQADGPLIEKVVVASAIIAWSGLSVHGQVASIVIESGIRMVPYMVARILHALLASILTIILMVSPFSSITQLFTVPVMLIPTSSAIAVSFLTRIEQVSYQILILLSIMIALSIAIHIVKELCQYVSKDLGFIKHIGHKHKP, from the coding sequence ATGAGAATTTTCGGCAGAGGTAAACGTTATCACTCCCGGCTACTAGCATATTTTATGGCATTTAGTGCAGTATTTATTACTATTTCTATGGTTAACTATCCTAAAGATGCATTTGATTCAGCTATTATGGGCCTTAATTTATGGTGGAATGTAGTTTTTCCTTCTTTGTTGCCTTTTTTTATTTTGTCAGAAATTCTCATGGGATTAGGCGTAGTTCATTTTATCGGCGTCTTGCTGGAACCATTAATGAGGCCCATTTTTAATGTTCCGGGAATAGGAGCATTTGCCTTATCAATGGGATTAGCTTCAGGATATCCTATGGATGCTGTAATAACATGTAAGTTCCGCAAGAATAAACTATGTACTGGTGTTGAAGCGGAAAGATTGCTGTCCTTTACAAATACGGCAGACCCCCTCTTTATGTTTGGTGCTGTTGCTGTTGGGATGTTTGGTATGCCAGAATTAGGTGTAATTATCGCATTGGCTCATTACCTATCAAGTTTTCTTGTAGGTATTATCTTTCGTTTCCATGGTCGTGGTCGAGATAATTATAAGAATGAGACACAAGTGGCAACAGGAAACATTATACTCAGGGCATTCCGTGCTTTATATGCTGCGAAACAAGAGGATAAACGATCTATAGCGGAATTGCTTGGTGATTCTGTAAAGAATTCTATGAATACAATTTTACTTATTGGTGGGTTTATTATTCTGTTCTCTGTATTTCTACAAATTTTATCGGCTATTGGAGTAACGGCTCTTTTAAGTAACGCTTTTGCAGTGCTTTTGGGGATAATTGGATTTACTACAAATCTAGCACCAGCTTTAGTTAGTGGATTATTCGAAATTGATTTAGGTACGTTAGCAGCGAGTCAGGCTGATGGACCGCTAATTGAAAAAGTAGTAGTGGCAAGTGCAATCATTGCTTGGAGTGGCCTTTCTGTTCACGGCCAAGTGGCTAGTATCGTTATAGAATCGGGTATAAGAATGGTGCCATATATGGTGGCTAGAATTCTTCATGCCTTACTCGCTTCGATACTTACAATCATATTAATGGTATCGCCCTTTAGTAGCATAACTCAATTATTTACTGTTCCTGTAATGCTTATCCCGACTAGCTCGGCTATAGCTGTTTCCTTCTTAACAAGAATAGAGCAAGTTAGTTATCAAATATTAATATTATTAAGTATTATGATTGCTCTATCTATCGCCATACATATTGTCAAAGAGTTATGCCAATATGTAAGTAAAGATCTCGGGTTTATTAAACACATTGGGCATAAACATAAGCCATAA
- a CDS encoding patatin-like phospholipase family protein: MRPKVGIVLGSGGLRGLAHVGVLKVLERENIPIDYIAGCSIGSLIGALYCSGQTPETILRLAKHLKPRNWLDFMISKMGVISGDKVLEIIHLLTKGKSFSELKIPLAIVATEIKQGKEIIFTEGNVAIAVRASISVPGFFVPFSVADMLLVDGAVLNPTPIDVVRKMGANIVIAVDLSHAGMVCNITTIFDVIMQSFDIMERELFKYRQHNWDILIRPDIAHIQPSSFDNMDESVLLGEQAAESMLLDIKRLLNEPIVEYNELDNENPMHLPSN, translated from the coding sequence ATTAGACCCAAAGTTGGTATAGTTTTAGGATCAGGTGGTTTAAGGGGGTTAGCACATGTTGGCGTACTCAAGGTATTGGAGAGGGAAAATATCCCAATTGATTATATTGCAGGTTGTAGCATTGGTAGTTTAATTGGCGCTTTATATTGTTCCGGCCAGACCCCAGAAACAATATTGCGATTAGCTAAACATTTAAAACCTCGGAATTGGTTAGATTTTATGATTTCTAAGATGGGGGTAATTTCCGGCGATAAGGTATTAGAGATTATACACTTACTAACTAAAGGAAAAAGCTTTTCAGAATTAAAAATACCATTAGCTATCGTAGCGACAGAAATAAAACAAGGCAAAGAAATCATTTTTACTGAAGGAAATGTAGCGATAGCCGTAAGAGCGAGTATTTCTGTCCCCGGATTCTTTGTACCTTTTAGTGTAGCAGATATGTTATTAGTTGATGGGGCGGTATTAAATCCGACACCAATTGATGTAGTGAGAAAAATGGGGGCTAATATTGTAATTGCAGTTGACCTATCCCATGCAGGAATGGTTTGTAATATTACAACAATATTTGATGTTATTATGCAATCATTTGATATTATGGAGCGAGAATTATTTAAATACCGACAACACAATTGGGATATACTGATACGACCAGATATTGCCCATATACAACCAAGTTCTTTTGATAATATGGACGAAAGCGTTCTTTTAGGGGAACAAGCAGCAGAGAGTATGCTCTTAGATATCAAACGTTTATTGAATGAACCTATAGTGGAATATAACGAGCTGGATAACGAAAATCCCATGCACCTACCTTCCAACTAG
- a CDS encoding nucleotidyltransferase, protein MQAVGVIVEYNPFHNGHKWHINAAKKISGCPFVIGVMSGNFVQRGEPAIFDKWTRAEMAIRGGVDLIIELPTVFTVRSAQYFAAGGVRLLQSLGLVSHICFGAEHADLTLLKTIAMATNDFVTVNDMHVNLKAGNTYAAALGQALEKQHSISPEIITSSNNILAVEYLRAIEKFAPNLVPIAVTRQQSKYNDTSITTPFASATAIRQVLTDCMNITDELKMAVPATTLQILYNILEEGRGPVTLSDLAIIILANLRTTSLKRLEQLPSVSEGLHYKIRDCSLLAGDIKHLFSMLKSKRYTYTRLQRIIIHALLGTTKNQLQDFDEQGPLYARILAFNQNGRLLLKELNQSSSIPLITKTTHYLSSKQRDTEPLTSLQQMLSVDTISSDMYALGMPSSSWKVGAWDFRYPARYIPL, encoded by the coding sequence ATGCAAGCAGTTGGCGTTATTGTTGAATATAATCCTTTTCATAATGGTCATAAATGGCATATAAATGCCGCTAAAAAGATATCAGGTTGTCCCTTTGTTATAGGCGTTATGAGTGGTAACTTTGTACAAAGAGGCGAACCAGCAATTTTTGATAAATGGACAAGAGCGGAAATGGCAATTCGTGGTGGCGTTGATCTTATTATTGAGTTGCCTACTGTTTTTACAGTGCGTAGTGCCCAGTATTTTGCAGCTGGAGGTGTGCGCCTTTTACAATCACTAGGGCTTGTCAGTCATATTTGTTTTGGAGCGGAGCATGCCGATCTAACTTTGCTAAAAACAATTGCCATGGCAACGAATGATTTTGTAACCGTTAATGATATGCATGTAAACCTGAAAGCAGGAAACACTTACGCGGCTGCTCTCGGACAGGCTTTAGAAAAACAGCATTCTATTTCTCCTGAAATTATAACCTCTTCTAACAATATTTTAGCGGTAGAATACCTCCGTGCTATCGAAAAATTCGCACCAAATCTCGTTCCTATTGCAGTAACTAGACAACAATCAAAATACAATGATACCAGTATTACTACACCTTTTGCTAGTGCCACTGCCATTCGGCAAGTGCTAACCGATTGTATGAATATTACAGACGAATTAAAAATGGCTGTCCCTGCAACTACGTTACAAATTCTTTATAATATCTTGGAAGAAGGACGTGGTCCAGTAACTTTATCTGATTTGGCTATTATTATATTAGCTAACTTGAGGACAACTAGTTTAAAACGGTTAGAACAATTGCCTAGCGTATCAGAAGGGCTACATTACAAAATCCGTGATTGTTCGCTTTTAGCAGGAGATATTAAACATTTATTTTCTATGCTGAAAAGTAAACGCTATACCTATACAAGATTGCAACGTATTATTATTCATGCTTTGTTAGGAACTACAAAAAACCAATTACAAGATTTTGACGAACAAGGTCCACTCTATGCCCGTATATTGGCATTTAATCAAAATGGACGTTTATTATTAAAGGAACTAAATCAATCTAGTTCTATTCCTCTTATAACCAAAACCACACATTATCTGAGCAGCAAACAACGTGATACTGAACCTCTTACTTCACTCCAACAAATGCTATCTGTTGATACTATATCTAGTGATATGTATGCATTAGGAATGCCCTCTTCTAGTTGGAAGGTAGGTGCATGGGATTTTCGTTATCCAGCTCGTTATATTCCACTATAG
- a CDS encoding acetate/propionate family kinase produces the protein MKVLVVNCGSSSIKYQLFEMDNELVLAKGLVERIGLEGSILTHQPTGKEKKVINANITNHVIGISLVLEALTDANYGVISNMNEIDAIGHRGIHGGEKFSDSVLINEDVIKAIEECNDMAPLHNPPSISGINACSELMPNVPQVIVFDTAFHQTMPKHAFMYGLPYEAYEKYGIRRYGFHGTSHKYVSQRVADLMGKDFNDLKIITCHLGNGSSVAAIKNGKCIDTSMGFTPLEGLLMGTRCGNIDPAIIPFLMKKENMTMDQIDNYINKKSGVLGVSGISSDFRDIEKAAESGNDRAQLALDMFTYEVVKFVGSYAAAMNGVDAIVFTAGVGENSIEMREHISSGLEYLGTKVDKEKNNIRGKEREFSVDGSKVKLFVIPTNEELVIARDTKTICTK, from the coding sequence ATGAAAGTTTTAGTAGTAAATTGCGGAAGCTCTTCTATCAAATATCAGTTATTTGAGATGGATAACGAGCTAGTATTGGCAAAGGGTTTGGTGGAACGTATTGGCCTAGAGGGGTCTATTTTGACTCATCAACCTACCGGAAAAGAAAAAAAAGTTATCAATGCTAACATTACAAATCACGTTATCGGTATTAGTTTAGTGTTAGAAGCATTAACTGATGCTAATTATGGTGTTATTTCCAACATGAATGAAATTGATGCGATTGGTCATCGTGGTATTCATGGCGGTGAAAAGTTCTCAGATTCCGTACTTATAAATGAAGATGTAATCAAAGCAATTGAAGAATGCAATGACATGGCACCACTTCATAATCCGCCTAGCATCTCTGGTATTAATGCATGCAGCGAGTTAATGCCAAATGTACCACAGGTAATCGTCTTTGATACTGCCTTCCATCAAACTATGCCAAAACATGCTTTCATGTATGGATTGCCTTATGAAGCTTATGAAAAGTATGGTATTAGACGTTATGGCTTCCACGGGACTTCCCATAAATATGTATCTCAACGAGTTGCTGATTTAATGGGAAAAGACTTTAATGATCTAAAAATTATCACTTGTCATTTAGGTAATGGTTCCAGCGTTGCCGCGATAAAGAATGGTAAATGTATTGATACCAGCATGGGATTCACACCACTAGAAGGATTACTTATGGGTACTCGTTGTGGTAATATTGACCCAGCTATTATTCCTTTTCTAATGAAAAAAGAAAATATGACTATGGATCAAATTGATAACTACATTAACAAAAAATCCGGTGTTTTAGGAGTTTCTGGAATTTCCAGCGATTTTAGAGATATTGAAAAGGCTGCTGAAAGCGGAAATGACCGTGCTCAGTTAGCATTAGATATGTTTACATATGAAGTTGTTAAATTTGTTGGTAGTTATGCTGCTGCAATGAATGGTGTAGACGCTATTGTATTTACTGCTGGAGTCGGTGAAAATTCCATTGAAATGCGTGAACATATTTCATCTGGTTTGGAATATTTAGGTACAAAAGTAGATAAAGAGAAAAATAATATCCGTGGGAAGGAAAGAGAATTTAGCGTAGATGGCTCCAAAGTTAAATTATTTGTCATCCCAACTAACGAAGAATTAGTAATTGCTAGAGATACTAAAACTATCTGCACTAAATAG
- a CDS encoding DUF177 domain-containing protein: MMIINVLQAKKTIGNRQTFEFITSAEKIAIEGETPWMDSIIKVEGELINNGRVIAVKGIISATAKHQCSCCLEDFTIDMEIPFSDNFQENSDEPADSEDDLAYYTGDEIDITDLIRESMILAEPLKIVCSNNCRGLCPHCGINLNTTQCNCQDKLIDPRLAVLQQLLK; encoded by the coding sequence ATGATGATAATTAATGTCTTACAAGCTAAAAAAACAATTGGTAACCGGCAAACATTTGAGTTTATCACTTCTGCTGAAAAAATAGCTATCGAGGGTGAGACCCCCTGGATGGATAGTATTATAAAAGTTGAAGGCGAATTGATAAATAATGGGCGAGTAATAGCTGTTAAAGGTATTATTTCTGCCACTGCTAAACATCAATGTAGTTGTTGTTTAGAGGATTTCACTATTGATATGGAAATTCCTTTCTCCGATAATTTTCAGGAAAATAGTGATGAACCAGCTGATAGTGAAGATGATTTAGCTTATTATACTGGTGATGAAATTGACATTACTGATTTAATTCGTGAAAGTATGATCTTAGCTGAGCCTTTGAAGATCGTATGTAGTAATAATTGCCGTGGATTATGTCCTCACTGTGGTATTAATCTTAATACTACTCAATGTAATTGTCAGGACAAGCTAATTGATCCAAGGCTTGCAGTATTGCAACAGCTTTTAAAGTGA
- the rpmF gene encoding 50S ribosomal protein L32, whose protein sequence is MAVPKRKMSKARRDKRRANWKLIVPGFVACPQCHELKMPHRVCPECGHYNGKVVIKAKAE, encoded by the coding sequence ATGGCAGTACCTAAGCGTAAAATGTCCAAAGCCCGTCGTGATAAACGTCGTGCAAATTGGAAATTAATCGTTCCTGGCTTTGTAGCATGTCCACAATGTCACGAATTGAAAATGCCTCATAGAGTATGTCCTGAATGTGGTCATTACAATGGTAAGGTAGTTATAAAAGCAAAAGCAGAATAA
- the fapR gene encoding transcription factor FapR, with amino-acid sequence MMARIHKKLRQEMLKEKIESNPFLTDGELAVLLNVSIQTLRLDRLELGIPELRERTKQMAENAQDKLKAIASSEMIGELIDLELDKQGISILHITPEMVFEKTQIARGHYVFSQANSLALAVIDAPTALTGVANVKYKMPIHVGEKLIAKAEVIRKRGNKSFIWVKTRNEKQEVFRAKFIMVSLEP; translated from the coding sequence ATGATGGCGCGAATTCATAAGAAACTACGACAAGAAATGCTCAAAGAAAAAATAGAATCTAATCCTTTTCTTACTGATGGAGAGTTAGCAGTATTACTAAACGTGAGTATTCAAACATTACGTTTAGATCGTTTAGAATTAGGAATACCCGAGTTACGGGAACGCACAAAGCAAATGGCCGAAAATGCGCAAGATAAATTGAAAGCAATTGCCAGTAGTGAAATGATTGGTGAGTTGATCGATTTAGAATTAGATAAGCAAGGAATTTCAATCTTACATATTACACCTGAAATGGTTTTTGAAAAAACACAAATTGCTCGTGGGCATTATGTTTTCTCACAAGCAAATTCTTTAGCCCTTGCCGTTATAGATGCTCCAACAGCATTGACTGGTGTAGCAAATGTTAAGTATAAAATGCCTATTCACGTGGGTGAAAAATTAATCGCTAAAGCTGAAGTAATACGAAAAAGAGGAAATAAATCCTTCATTTGGGTTAAAACTAGAAACGAAAAACAAGAAGTGTTTCGCGCTAAATTTATTATGGTATCATTAGAACCATGA
- the plsX gene encoding phosphate acyltransferase PlsX, with product MKVAVDAMGSDYAPEEIVLGAIQAANEYQCEIVLVGDQTKIQEVLDKVNNWDKQRISIHHASETIEMHEHPGAAVRKKKDASIVVATRLVKEGLCNAVVSAGSTGAAVAAALFGLGRIPGVERPTIATPIPNLTGTTVLLDSGANVDGKPKHLVQSAIMGSIYAQYILDIKTPRVGLLNIGEEETKGNEQALATYPLLKQLQTVNFIGNVEGRDIPKGTVDVVVCDGFVGNVVLKFGEGLSSVIMQLIKETIKNSGILTKLASLMILPALKNLKQKLDYAEYGGAPLLGVNGCFIICHGSSKAKAIKNAIRVANEFTQNKVVEHIGENIAQEGVVTSASEE from the coding sequence ATGAAAGTTGCCGTTGATGCCATGGGTAGCGATTATGCACCAGAAGAAATCGTATTAGGAGCAATACAAGCTGCTAACGAGTATCAATGTGAAATTGTTTTGGTTGGAGATCAAACTAAAATCCAAGAAGTATTGGACAAAGTAAATAATTGGGATAAGCAGAGAATTAGCATTCATCATGCCAGCGAAACAATTGAAATGCATGAACACCCAGGAGCAGCTGTTCGTAAGAAAAAAGATGCCTCCATTGTTGTGGCTACACGTTTAGTAAAAGAAGGGCTTTGTAATGCCGTTGTATCTGCAGGCAGTACTGGTGCCGCTGTAGCTGCTGCTTTATTTGGTCTTGGTCGTATTCCAGGCGTTGAGCGTCCAACGATTGCTACTCCAATTCCTAATCTCACTGGAACGACTGTTTTATTAGATTCTGGTGCAAACGTAGATGGTAAGCCAAAACATTTAGTACAAAGTGCAATTATGGGATCTATTTATGCACAATATATTTTGGATATAAAAACTCCTCGTGTGGGTTTGTTAAATATAGGTGAAGAAGAGACAAAGGGAAATGAGCAAGCCTTGGCTACCTATCCCTTGCTAAAACAATTACAAACCGTAAACTTTATTGGCAATGTGGAAGGCCGAGATATTCCGAAGGGTACCGTTGATGTTGTAGTTTGTGATGGTTTTGTCGGTAATGTAGTGTTAAAATTCGGCGAAGGTCTAAGCAGTGTTATCATGCAATTGATAAAAGAGACTATTAAAAATAGCGGTATTTTAACCAAATTAGCATCGTTAATGATTTTACCTGCATTAAAAAACTTAAAACAGAAACTTGATTATGCGGAATATGGTGGAGCACCGCTCTTAGGAGTTAATGGATGTTTTATTATTTGTCACGGCAGTTCTAAAGCAAAAGCTATTAAAAATGCCATCCGCGTCGCTAATGAATTTACACAAAACAAAGTTGTTGAACATATCGGCGAAAATATTGCACAGGAAGGAGTTGTTACTAGTGCAAGTGAAGAATAA
- a CDS encoding beta-ketoacyl-ACP synthase III, protein MQVKNKGVGIIGVGSYVPEKTLTNKDLESIVETSDEWIVSRTGIKERHIVAPGVATSDLAAYAAERALLDAGVSADEIDLIIVATATPDMLFPSTACLVQDKIKASKAAAFDLSAGCSGFAYGLVTGSQFIQTGLYNKILVIGAETLSTILDWNDRNTCVLFGDGAGAVVLGEVPAGYGILGIDLGADGSGGEFLKIPGGGSRVPATSESVSQRLHYLQMSGNDVFKFAVKVMGESAVKALDNSGLSSADVDCLIPHQANIRIIQSAAKRLKLPMEKVIVNVDKYGNTSAASIPIALNEALQDNKLKNDDVVVFVGFGAGLTWASCVIKWYKEDKTVV, encoded by the coding sequence GTGCAAGTGAAGAATAAAGGTGTAGGTATTATTGGTGTTGGTAGCTACGTTCCCGAAAAAACACTAACTAACAAGGATTTAGAGAGCATAGTAGAAACATCCGATGAATGGATTGTTAGTCGGACAGGGATAAAAGAACGCCATATCGTTGCACCAGGTGTTGCTACATCTGACTTAGCAGCTTATGCTGCTGAAAGGGCATTATTAGATGCTGGGGTGTCCGCAGATGAAATTGATTTAATTATTGTTGCTACAGCTACTCCTGATATGCTATTTCCCTCTACTGCATGTCTAGTGCAAGATAAAATCAAGGCTAGTAAAGCAGCTGCATTTGATTTATCTGCAGGATGCTCTGGTTTCGCATATGGTCTAGTGACTGGTAGTCAATTTATTCAGACTGGGCTATATAATAAGATTCTGGTTATTGGGGCAGAAACTCTTTCTACAATTCTTGATTGGAACGACCGTAATACTTGTGTGTTATTTGGTGATGGTGCTGGCGCCGTTGTTTTAGGTGAAGTGCCAGCAGGGTATGGTATTTTAGGTATTGATCTTGGTGCCGATGGTTCAGGTGGAGAATTTTTGAAAATACCAGGTGGTGGTTCACGAGTACCAGCAACAAGTGAAAGCGTTAGCCAGCGACTACATTATCTGCAAATGAGTGGTAATGATGTCTTTAAGTTTGCAGTTAAAGTCATGGGGGAATCTGCAGTAAAAGCCTTAGATAATTCTGGATTGTCTTCTGCTGATGTAGATTGTTTAATTCCTCATCAAGCGAACATACGAATTATTCAATCTGCTGCAAAACGTTTAAAATTGCCAATGGAGAAAGTAATAGTAAATGTTGATAAGTATGGAAATACTTCTGCTGCCTCTATTCCTATTGCTTTAAATGAGGCATTGCAGGATAATAAGCTTAAGAATGATGATGTAGTCGTATTTGTCGGCTTTGGTGCTGGACTTACGTGGGCATCTTGTGTCATAAAATGGTACAAGGAGGACAAAACAGTTGTTTAA
- the fabK gene encoding enoyl-[acyl-carrier-protein] reductase FabK → MFKSKLCQLLNIKYPILQGGMAWVATAELAAAVSNAGGLGIIGAGHMPPDVLRSEIQKTKALTNKVFGVNIMLMSPFVKEVMQVVIDERVPVITTGAGNPGEYIPALKEIGSKVIPVVASVALAKRLERTGVDAIIAEGQESGGHVGEISTMSLIPQIVDAVEIPVIAAGGIADSRGVVAAMALGAQGVQIGTRFVASLECIAHANYKNAILKAKDRSTIVTGIATGHPVRVLTNKFTREYHAMEKNGSSPEELEQLGAGKLRIAAREGDVDYGSVMIGQIAGMITDIKSVEDIIQDIVKGIPNIVSGLSENV, encoded by the coding sequence TTGTTTAAAAGTAAACTTTGTCAATTATTGAATATAAAGTATCCCATATTACAGGGTGGTATGGCTTGGGTAGCTACAGCTGAACTTGCAGCTGCTGTTTCAAATGCAGGTGGTCTAGGTATTATTGGAGCTGGCCATATGCCCCCAGATGTTCTTCGTTCAGAGATACAAAAAACAAAAGCTTTGACCAATAAGGTTTTTGGTGTTAATATCATGCTTATGTCTCCATTTGTAAAAGAAGTAATGCAAGTGGTTATTGATGAACGAGTGCCTGTCATTACCACAGGTGCTGGCAATCCTGGCGAGTACATACCCGCATTAAAGGAAATTGGCAGTAAAGTGATTCCTGTAGTAGCATCAGTAGCACTCGCCAAACGATTAGAACGAACTGGCGTTGATGCGATCATTGCTGAAGGTCAGGAAAGCGGTGGTCATGTTGGCGAAATTAGTACGATGTCTTTAATACCTCAAATTGTTGATGCTGTAGAAATACCTGTTATTGCCGCAGGTGGAATTGCTGACAGTCGTGGTGTAGTTGCAGCAATGGCATTAGGGGCCCAAGGTGTGCAAATAGGTACACGTTTTGTTGCATCACTAGAGTGTATTGCTCATGCAAATTATAAAAATGCTATCTTAAAAGCAAAAGATCGATCAACCATCGTAACTGGAATTGCCACTGGACATCCAGTACGGGTACTTACCAATAAATTTACTCGTGAATACCACGCAATGGAAAAAAACGGCTCATCTCCTGAAGAACTGGAGCAGTTGGGTGCAGGGAAGCTTCGCATTGCAGCCCGTGAAGGTGACGTAGATTATGGTTCTGTCATGATAGGGCAGATTGCAGGCATGATTACGGACATTAAATCTGTAGAAGATATTATTCAGGATATAGTTAAAGGCATACCAAACATAGTGTCTGGTTTATCTGAAAACGTTTAA